In Verrucomicrobiota bacterium, one DNA window encodes the following:
- a CDS encoding PAS domain S-box protein yields the protein MKTNKEPPIVNPLRGQDTNNLSGFLQNILESSTEYSIIGKDLDGKILLWNEGARRLYGYGPEEVVGKANSAILHTPEDVQAERSREITEQKKPRTKPPTARLVRCSLRGSAAGRAHGFRARSYFLKPTPKV from the coding sequence ATGAAAACCAACAAAGAACCTCCCATTGTCAACCCGCTGCGCGGGCAGGACACCAATAATCTGTCCGGCTTCCTCCAAAACATCCTCGAATCCTCCACCGAGTATTCCATCATCGGCAAGGACCTTGACGGAAAAATCCTGTTGTGGAACGAAGGCGCGCGGCGGCTGTACGGCTACGGTCCTGAGGAAGTGGTCGGCAAGGCCAACTCCGCCATTCTCCACACGCCGGAGGACGTGCAGGCGGAGCGGTCGCGCGAAATTACAGAGCAAAAAAAGCCGAGGACAAAGCCACCCACGGCGAGGCTGGTAAGATGTTCCCTACGAGGCTCAGCGGCCGGACGAGCGCATGGATTTAGGGCTCGCAGTTATTTCTTAAAGCCGACTCCAAAAGTTTAA
- a CDS encoding response regulator, with protein sequence MAKKLPIRFDVKVSFGTAVKSRRSRLGISQEELAWRAGLHRTYVTDIERGARNPSLESIHKLARALKVSLSAFFEPAAESPPSDVEAGNGAQGRIVDILLVEDNREDADLTMRAFKQARLTNRVHIVGDGAEALDFLFCRGAFASRKVEERPQVVLLDLHLPKVHGFEVLRQIKNDERTRMIPVVVLTASQQDRDIREARRLGAETYLVKPVEFHNFSRITPQLQFDWALLTPSERTTI encoded by the coding sequence ATGGCGAAAAAGCTACCCATCAGGTTCGATGTCAAAGTCAGTTTCGGCACAGCGGTGAAGAGTCGTAGAAGCCGATTGGGAATCTCGCAGGAAGAACTGGCCTGGCGGGCGGGTCTGCACCGCACGTACGTGACCGACATCGAACGCGGCGCGCGCAATCCCTCGCTCGAAAGCATTCACAAACTCGCGCGCGCCTTGAAGGTTTCCCTCAGCGCTTTCTTTGAACCCGCGGCTGAGTCGCCGCCGTCCGATGTGGAAGCCGGCAACGGAGCCCAAGGAAGAATTGTTGACATCCTGCTGGTCGAGGACAACCGCGAGGATGCGGATTTGACTATGCGCGCCTTCAAGCAGGCGCGGCTCACCAATCGCGTCCACATCGTCGGGGACGGTGCGGAGGCGCTGGACTTTCTCTTTTGCCGTGGCGCGTTTGCCAGTCGCAAAGTCGAGGAGCGCCCGCAAGTCGTGCTGCTGGACCTTCATTTGCCCAAGGTGCATGGCTTTGAAGTGCTGCGGCAGATCAAGAACGATGAACGCACACGGATGATCCCGGTGGTGGTGCTCACGGCTTCGCAGCAGGACCGCGACATTCGTGAAGCGCGGCGTTTGGGTGCCGAGACCTACCTGGTCAAGCCGGTGGAGTTTCACAATTTCAGCCGGATCACGCCCCAGTTGCAGTTCGATTGGGCACTACTAACACCGAGTGAGAGAACAACGATATGA
- a CDS encoding chemotaxis protein CheW, whose protein sequence is MKNEANDARQILRARATALARTPPPAPAAETLLEVLEFRLAQERYAVETRFVREVYPLKDLTPLPCTPPFVLGIVNVRGHILPVIDLKKFFDLPEKGLTDLHRIILVRGNDLELGLLADVIVGVRSIPADSLQPSLPTLTGIRKDYLKGVTAERLVVLDLVRILADPKIIVHEEVEN, encoded by the coding sequence ATGAAGAACGAAGCCAACGACGCCAGACAAATTCTCCGCGCCCGCGCGACAGCGCTGGCACGCACCCCACCGCCCGCTCCGGCCGCGGAAACGTTGCTCGAAGTGCTGGAGTTCCGCCTCGCGCAGGAACGCTATGCCGTGGAAACGCGCTTCGTGCGCGAGGTGTATCCGCTTAAGGATCTGACGCCGCTGCCCTGCACGCCGCCGTTCGTGCTGGGGATCGTCAACGTGCGCGGCCATATCCTGCCAGTGATCGACCTCAAAAAGTTTTTCGACCTGCCCGAAAAGGGCTTGACTGACTTGCACCGCATCATCCTCGTTCGCGGCAACGACCTTGAACTGGGCCTGCTGGCGGATGTCATCGTCGGCGTGCGCTCGATTCCGGCGGACAGTTTGCAGCCTTCGCTGCCGACGCTCACGGGCATTCGCAAAGACTACTTGAAAGGTGTGACGGCCGAACGCCTTGTGGTGCTCGACCTGGTTCGCATTCTGGCGGACCCGAAAATTATTGTCCATGAAGAAGTGGAGAACTGA
- a CDS encoding response regulator transcription factor, with protein sequence MPQSSKLRPARAQSGKNIRTLIVDDSAQFRETVSTFLASLLGFEPPSEAANGEEAIRLAASHCPDLVLLDLQMPDLNGLDAMDRIRPCSPATRVIILTMHDGQIIRDVCLERGADGFVSKHGLRKELPAVIRGLFRDGTSKR encoded by the coding sequence ATGCCTCAGTCAAGCAAACTTCGGCCCGCCCGCGCCCAGTCCGGCAAAAATATCCGGACGTTGATCGTGGACGATTCCGCGCAATTTCGCGAAACGGTTTCGACGTTTCTAGCGTCGCTGCTTGGTTTCGAACCGCCCAGCGAAGCGGCCAATGGCGAGGAAGCGATCCGGTTGGCGGCCAGTCACTGCCCCGATCTCGTCCTGCTGGACCTGCAAATGCCTGACCTCAACGGCTTGGATGCCATGGACCGCATCCGCCCATGCAGTCCCGCCACGCGCGTGATCATCCTCACGATGCACGACGGCCAGATCATTCGGGACGTGTGCCTGGAGCGCGGGGCGGACGGCTTCGTTTCCAAGCATGGCCTGCGCAAGGAATTGCCGGCCGTGATTCGTGGTTTGTTCCGTGACGGAACTTCGAAACGTTAA
- a CDS encoding ribonuclease H-like domain-containing protein translates to MKNIVYFDLETQKSADEVGGWNQISKMGMSIGVTYSTARGDYRIYGERQINELIADLQRADLVVGFNNLRFDYEVLHGYTAFDLRQLPTLDMLVELQKTLQHRLSLDAIATATFGVEKTAEGMQAIRWYREGKLLEIAEYCCYDVKLTKLVHEYGAARKQLHYSNRFGKKLTVPINW, encoded by the coding sequence ATGAAGAACATAGTTTATTTCGATCTGGAAACGCAGAAGTCCGCCGATGAAGTGGGCGGCTGGAACCAGATCAGCAAAATGGGCATGAGCATCGGCGTGACCTACAGCACGGCCCGCGGCGATTACAGAATCTACGGCGAACGGCAGATCAATGAACTCATCGCAGATTTGCAACGCGCGGATCTCGTGGTCGGCTTCAACAACCTGAGGTTCGATTACGAAGTGCTGCATGGTTACACGGCCTTCGATTTGCGCCAGCTTCCGACGCTCGACATGCTGGTGGAGTTGCAAAAGACCCTGCAACACCGGCTCTCGCTGGATGCCATCGCCACCGCCACGTTCGGCGTGGAGAAAACGGCCGAGGGGATGCAGGCCATCCGCTGGTATCGCGAAGGCAAGCTGCTGGAGATCGCCGAGTATTGCTGTTATGACGTCAAGCTGACCAAGCTGGTCCACGAATACGGCGCCGCGAGGAAACAACTTCATTACAGCAATCGCTTCGGAAAGAAACTGACCGTTCCGATCAATTGGTAG
- a CDS encoding helix-turn-helix transcriptional regulator codes for MANKNRRNKNTDLNKVWANGKTANVVGLLVRKLRRERGLTQEQLAAQCQVRGLNLSRSTLAKIEARVRFIKACELFIIAKVLNVAMEDFYPADFGGRRTR; via the coding sequence ATGGCAAACAAGAACCGACGGAATAAAAATACGGACTTGAACAAGGTTTGGGCTAACGGCAAGACGGCGAACGTCGTAGGGCTGCTGGTGCGCAAGTTGCGCCGCGAGCGCGGCCTCACCCAGGAGCAACTGGCCGCTCAGTGTCAGGTGCGCGGATTGAATCTTTCGCGCAGCACCTTGGCGAAAATCGAAGCGCGCGTGCGGTTCATCAAGGCCTGCGAGCTGTTCATCATCGCCAAGGTATTGAACGTGGCGATGGAAGATTTTTATCCTGCGGATTTCGGTGGACGGCGCACCAGGTGA
- a CDS encoding tetratricopeptide repeat protein: protein METSAVSEILCGQVSEFIAARIGLHFPPERRADLQRGLAGAADELGFAGGAACAQWLLSSPLTKAQLQVLASHLTIGETYFFREKRTFEVLAESVLPDLIRSRQNGERRLRFWSAACCTGEEPYSLAIQLDQAIPDLPDWNVTILATDINERFLQKAAAGVYGEWSFRESPAWFKERYFHRTSDGRHAILPEIKKRVTFMNLNLAEDVYPSLATDTNAMDVIFCRNVLMYFTPPQARKVVRNLRCALVDDGWLAVSPSEGLQALSSRFVLVNFPGVILYQKSDAKVHAEQPWTLSSHREPAEFVAPAFEATLPWTPPTPVDLPPEEPASPESAPTPLDVATSFYQQGRYAEAADTLLASLTANAAPDPQAFSLLARALANQGRLAGALTWCERWVAADKLDPSGHYLRAVVLQELGDHEPARRSLQRALYLQPDFVLAHFALANLARSRDEIAGAEKHFTTALRLLRRCQPGDLLPESDGLTAGRLTEIISSIVAMETRP, encoded by the coding sequence ATGGAAACTAGCGCGGTGTCGGAAATTCTGTGCGGTCAAGTAAGCGAATTCATAGCGGCGCGAATCGGACTGCATTTTCCACCCGAACGGCGGGCGGATTTGCAGCGCGGGCTGGCCGGGGCGGCGGATGAATTGGGTTTTGCCGGCGGCGCGGCGTGTGCGCAGTGGCTGTTGTCATCGCCACTGACCAAAGCACAACTTCAAGTGCTGGCGAGCCATCTCACCATCGGCGAGACTTATTTTTTTCGGGAGAAGCGCACGTTCGAGGTTCTCGCCGAAAGCGTGCTTCCAGATTTGATCCGCTCCCGTCAAAACGGCGAACGGCGGTTGCGCTTCTGGAGCGCGGCCTGTTGCACGGGTGAAGAGCCGTATTCCCTCGCGATCCAGCTCGACCAGGCCATTCCCGACCTGCCGGACTGGAACGTGACGATCCTGGCGACCGACATCAACGAGCGTTTTCTCCAAAAGGCCGCCGCCGGCGTGTATGGCGAATGGTCGTTCCGCGAGTCGCCGGCGTGGTTCAAAGAACGTTACTTCCACCGCACCAGCGATGGCCGCCACGCGATCCTCCCGGAAATCAAAAAGCGGGTGACCTTCATGAACTTGAATCTGGCGGAGGACGTATATCCCTCACTGGCCACCGACACCAATGCGATGGACGTGATCTTCTGCCGGAACGTATTGATGTATTTCACGCCACCGCAGGCGCGGAAAGTCGTCCGCAATCTTCGCTGCGCGCTGGTGGATGACGGCTGGCTGGCCGTCAGTCCGAGCGAAGGCTTGCAGGCGTTGTCCTCGCGGTTCGTGCTGGTGAATTTTCCCGGCGTCATCCTCTATCAAAAAAGCGACGCGAAGGTTCACGCGGAACAACCTTGGACGCTGTCGTCACACCGCGAACCGGCGGAGTTTGTTGCGCCCGCGTTTGAAGCAACTTTGCCGTGGACACCGCCAACGCCGGTTGACTTGCCGCCGGAAGAACCCGCGTCGCCGGAGTCAGCGCCGACGCCGCTCGACGTGGCCACATCGTTTTACCAACAAGGCCGCTATGCGGAAGCAGCGGACACGTTGCTGGCCTCGCTCACTGCGAACGCCGCGCCGGATCCGCAAGCGTTTTCCTTGCTGGCGCGCGCGCTGGCCAATCAAGGCAGACTGGCCGGCGCGTTGACCTGGTGTGAGCGGTGGGTGGCCGCCGACAAGCTCGATCCGTCCGGCCACTATCTGCGCGCGGTGGTTTTGCAGGAACTCGGCGACCACGAGCCGGCGCGCCGCTCGCTGCAACGAGCGCTTTATCTGCAACCCGACTTTGTGCTGGCACATTTCGCATTGGCCAACCTCGCGCGCAGCCGCGACGAAATCGCCGGGGCGGAAAAACATTTCACCACTGCGTTGCGTCTGCTGCGCCGCTGCCAGCCCGGCGATCTGCTGCCGGAATCCGACGGCCTCACGGCGGGCCGGCTCACCGAAATCATCTCTTCAATTGTTGCCATGGAGACCAGGCCATGA
- a CDS encoding response regulator transcription factor, with protein sequence MSHSSTPLRILIADDHDIVREGLRTMIAMHRGWQVCGEATTGREAVTLALQFKPHIVALDFSMPELNGIEAARQIRKALPQTEALLLTMHESEQLAQEALAVGVRGLLLKTEVRKFLVSAVEALSQHKPFFTPQMSEWIMQGRLHPETSSASSRPRRGALTPREREIVQLVAEGRSNKAIAALLGRSVKTVESHRANLMNKLHLRSVSELVRYAIRNKLIGA encoded by the coding sequence ATGAGCCACAGTTCCACACCGTTACGTATTTTGATCGCCGATGATCACGACATCGTACGGGAAGGGCTGCGCACGATGATCGCCATGCACCGCGGCTGGCAGGTCTGCGGTGAAGCCACCACTGGCCGCGAAGCAGTCACGCTCGCGCTACAATTCAAACCGCACATCGTCGCCCTCGATTTCAGCATGCCGGAACTCAACGGCATTGAAGCCGCCCGACAGATTCGCAAGGCGCTGCCGCAAACCGAAGCGCTGCTGCTCACCATGCATGAGTCCGAGCAACTGGCCCAGGAGGCGTTGGCGGTCGGCGTGCGCGGCCTGCTCTTGAAGACCGAGGTCCGGAAATTTTTGGTTTCGGCAGTCGAAGCCCTGTCTCAGCACAAGCCGTTCTTCACTCCCCAAATGTCCGAGTGGATCATGCAAGGCCGTCTCCATCCGGAAACATCTTCCGCCAGTTCCAGACCGAGGCGTGGTGCGCTGACGCCGCGGGAGCGGGAGATTGTGCAACTGGTGGCCGAAGGCCGGAGCAACAAGGCAATCGCCGCTCTGCTGGGCCGGAGCGTTAAAACGGTGGAGAGCCACCGCGCCAACCTCATGAACAAACTGCATCTTCGCTCGGTGAGTGAACTGGTGCGCTACGCCATCCGCAACAAGCTGATTGGGGCCTGA
- a CDS encoding cyclic nucleotide-binding domain-containing protein, with amino-acid sequence MSATIRLATRDDAALWLDLLQATLGSEYPAKEVYDPAWIAKELDLATGQETWVAEVDGRLHASISFLQPVEANINPIANLGRNLHRPESYADGSSEALGRKLIDLAAERKQMIVVRVPAADNGQQTLYEKLGYVCVGFQPLKHILKTRQGILFYVHAAQPGQVTRLPLSESLPQISELASIVLTSLDIPNPLLVRDGVTGYPLHAELTIHDATYDDFVVWREQLHKVHHAPEVSTGFNRGCGLLRTTTDAPLRAVLGQRESGIVSGLAYIHDEQDRCVRILDAFSTDELSIGTLFQHVDRIAQEELSAAYLEVDILMTAPRLLKSAEQLGFAPIAYLPAFFNQGGLCTDVVKLVKLNMMYDTEYTALTDTAAAIVGTIDQNFEYYKTGRAVVNLLRALPVFAGLGDGELRKIARLFSQKLYRPGEPVFQKGDAGEQAYIVMRGQVNIYLDDPTDPVATTQSGQILGELAFLDNAPRSATAVASQASILLVAHRAAFNDLAQKEPHLGLAVMRNMAMDLSHKLRRASVARAAR; translated from the coding sequence ATGTCCGCAACGATTCGTCTGGCAACCCGGGATGACGCCGCGCTCTGGCTGGATTTGCTGCAAGCGACGTTGGGGAGCGAGTATCCCGCCAAAGAGGTTTACGATCCCGCCTGGATCGCGAAGGAACTTGATTTGGCCACCGGTCAGGAAACCTGGGTCGCCGAGGTCGATGGCCGATTACACGCCAGCATTTCGTTTTTGCAGCCGGTGGAGGCCAACATCAATCCCATCGCCAACCTCGGCCGCAATCTGCATCGTCCGGAAAGTTATGCCGACGGTTCATCCGAAGCGTTGGGTCGCAAGCTCATTGACCTGGCGGCGGAACGGAAACAGATGATTGTCGTCCGCGTGCCGGCCGCCGACAACGGACAGCAAACCCTGTATGAAAAACTCGGTTATGTGTGTGTCGGCTTTCAGCCGTTGAAACACATCCTGAAAACGCGACAGGGAATTCTTTTTTATGTTCATGCGGCGCAGCCGGGGCAGGTCACCCGCCTGCCGCTCTCGGAATCATTGCCGCAGATCAGTGAACTGGCCAGCATCGTCCTGACCAGCCTGGACATTCCCAATCCGCTCTTGGTGCGGGATGGTGTAACGGGTTATCCGTTGCACGCCGAGTTGACCATCCATGATGCGACGTATGACGATTTCGTCGTGTGGCGCGAACAATTGCACAAGGTGCACCATGCGCCGGAGGTTTCCACGGGCTTCAATCGCGGCTGCGGTTTGTTGCGCACAACCACGGACGCGCCGCTACGCGCGGTTTTGGGCCAGCGCGAATCCGGGATCGTCTCGGGCCTGGCATACATTCACGACGAGCAGGACCGGTGCGTGCGGATTTTGGACGCCTTCTCCACGGATGAACTATCCATCGGGACATTGTTCCAACACGTTGACCGAATTGCCCAGGAAGAATTGAGCGCCGCCTATTTGGAAGTGGACATTCTGATGACCGCGCCGCGTTTGTTAAAGAGTGCCGAGCAGCTTGGCTTTGCACCCATCGCCTACTTGCCGGCCTTTTTCAATCAAGGCGGGCTGTGCACGGATGTCGTGAAGCTGGTCAAATTGAACATGATGTATGACACGGAATATACGGCCCTGACGGACACCGCCGCGGCCATCGTGGGCACCATCGATCAGAATTTTGAGTACTACAAAACGGGGCGGGCGGTGGTGAATCTGTTGCGGGCCTTGCCGGTTTTTGCGGGGCTGGGCGATGGTGAACTGCGCAAGATCGCCCGGCTGTTCAGTCAAAAACTCTATCGTCCCGGCGAACCGGTCTTTCAGAAAGGCGACGCGGGCGAACAGGCCTACATCGTCATGCGTGGGCAGGTGAATATTTATCTGGACGACCCCACGGACCCGGTGGCCACGACGCAAAGCGGCCAGATTTTAGGTGAACTGGCGTTTTTGGACAACGCGCCCCGCTCGGCCACCGCCGTCGCCAGTCAGGCCAGCATCCTCCTGGTCGCGCACCGCGCGGCGTTCAACGACCTGGCGCAGAAGGAACCGCACCTCGGTCTGGCAGTCATGCGGAACATGGCCATGGACCTGTCCCATAAACTCCGCCGGGCCTCGGTTGCGCGCGCAGCCCGATAA
- a CDS encoding PAS domain S-box protein, which produces MNVLIVEDHATNRKLLRTQLEADNFTVFESPDGVEALGLLEREPVDAIISDVLMPKMDGYRLCAEVRARERLCRIPFIVYTNTFTSRGDKRLAAEVGADRYLKKPAATVEILATLRDLLKRPPEHHPTAIRPEQELSLMKTYNRQLVEKLEEKNAQLLKQTEESRRSEERFRQLAGAVTQVFWVANLDLTQMLYVSPAYEKVWGRSLQSLYERPSSWLEAVHPEDRDRVIVALDTPKRVQGFEGEYRIVRPDGSVRWIHDRGFPIRNEAGEVYRVAGIAEDITARKQVEDSARQLAAIVESSDDAILSRTLEGTILSWNRGAERIYGYRPDEVIGKPISILCCPESTEELEQIFESLRRDERLEHFETIRLRKDGKRIHLSLTVSSLKDTAGNVIGGSTIARDITARKQAEEAVRLADRQRKELIASLDGIVWEADAETFRFTFVSSRAERLLGFPLSRWTEEPAFWADHLHPDDREEAVRYCAQCTREKYDHEFEYRILAADGHAVWLRDMVTVVVENDRPAKLRGIMVDITQRKRAEAALRESEEHYRAVVEDQTEIICRIKPDGSYVFVNDVFCRFFWKTKDEMVGQKWFPEAHPEDVEMIQKKLKTMSPAHPIILVENRVYSGKGDLHWMQFVNRGFFDPQGRLTEIQSVGRDITGRKRVEEALRESEAVFRSLSESSPLGILLLDDLGNCTYANPRARAIFKVGAIAVMGEGWTRYILPADRARTIAGFLAALQDRAEYSTEFSLRLPDSTLRQVSMRTAPIRSEGESSGHVATVEDVTEHRRTEAALHELSGRLLKAQDEEARRIARELHDSTAQKLASLMINLGKLDDELTNESAKIRRVLRDSLALVDGCSQEIRTISYLLHPPLLEELGLTVALRSYADGFSKRSGITVNLDLPRGPQRLPAALELTMFRVVQESLGNIHRHSGSKSASIRLRREPNSVVLEVRDKGHGISSRKPSKREGKPEALGVGIVGMTERLRLAGGHLEIISGKRGTTVRATVPLKQTEQ; this is translated from the coding sequence ATGAACGTTCTCATCGTTGAGGACCACGCGACCAATCGCAAGCTGCTCCGCACACAGTTGGAGGCCGACAACTTCACCGTCTTCGAATCCCCCGATGGCGTCGAAGCCCTCGGCCTTCTGGAGCGCGAGCCGGTGGACGCCATCATCTCCGACGTCTTAATGCCGAAGATGGACGGTTATCGCCTCTGTGCCGAGGTGCGCGCCCGCGAACGGCTTTGCCGCATCCCCTTCATCGTTTACACGAACACCTTCACCTCGCGGGGCGACAAACGGCTGGCGGCGGAAGTGGGCGCGGACCGTTACCTCAAGAAGCCAGCGGCCACCGTAGAAATCCTCGCCACCCTCCGCGATCTGCTCAAGCGTCCGCCAGAGCATCACCCCACCGCCATCCGGCCCGAACAGGAGTTGAGCCTGATGAAGACCTACAACCGGCAATTGGTGGAGAAATTAGAGGAGAAGAACGCCCAGTTGCTCAAGCAGACCGAAGAGTCGCGTCGCAGCGAAGAACGCTTCCGGCAATTAGCGGGGGCCGTCACGCAGGTATTCTGGGTGGCCAACCTCGATCTGACCCAGATGCTGTATGTCAGTCCCGCGTATGAGAAGGTTTGGGGTCGCAGCCTTCAAAGTCTGTATGAGCGCCCGAGTTCCTGGTTGGAGGCCGTCCATCCCGAGGATCGTGATCGCGTGATTGTGGCGTTGGACACGCCGAAGCGCGTCCAGGGTTTCGAAGGAGAGTATCGCATCGTGCGGCCCGATGGCTCGGTGCGTTGGATCCACGACCGGGGTTTCCCCATTCGGAACGAGGCGGGTGAAGTGTATCGCGTCGCTGGCATTGCAGAAGACATCACCGCACGCAAGCAGGTGGAGGACTCGGCACGGCAGTTGGCAGCCATTGTCGAATCGTCGGACGACGCAATTCTCAGCAGGACGCTGGAAGGCACCATTCTGAGTTGGAACCGCGGCGCCGAGAGGATTTACGGTTACCGCCCCGATGAAGTCATCGGCAAACCAATTTCAATCCTTTGTTGCCCGGAAAGTACGGAAGAATTAGAGCAGATATTCGAAAGTCTCCGACGCGATGAACGCTTGGAGCATTTTGAAACGATAAGACTGCGCAAGGACGGAAAAAGAATTCATCTTTCCCTGACCGTCTCTTCGCTGAAGGATACCGCAGGGAATGTCATCGGTGGGTCAACGATTGCCCGGGATATCACCGCGCGCAAGCAGGCCGAGGAGGCCGTGCGGCTGGCCGACCGGCAACGGAAGGAACTGATCGCCAGTCTGGATGGAATCGTCTGGGAAGCGGACGCGGAAACGTTTCGCTTCACATTCGTCAGTTCGCGGGCCGAGCGGTTGCTGGGCTTCCCCCTGTCACGGTGGACCGAAGAACCGGCCTTCTGGGCCGATCACCTTCACCCGGACGACCGCGAGGAGGCGGTGCGTTACTGCGCACAATGCACCCGGGAGAAATACGACCACGAGTTCGAGTATCGGATACTGGCCGCCGACGGGCATGCGGTCTGGCTGCGGGACATGGTCACCGTGGTCGTGGAGAACGACCGGCCCGCAAAGCTGCGCGGGATTATGGTGGACATCACTCAGCGCAAGCGGGCGGAGGCGGCGCTGCGGGAGAGCGAAGAACACTATCGGGCTGTAGTGGAAGATCAGACCGAGATCATCTGTCGTATTAAGCCGGACGGAAGCTACGTGTTCGTCAACGATGTGTTCTGCCGCTTCTTTTGGAAAACTAAAGACGAAATGGTGGGTCAAAAATGGTTTCCCGAGGCTCACCCGGAAGATGTGGAAATGATCCAGAAGAAACTCAAGACCATGTCGCCAGCTCATCCGATCATCCTGGTTGAAAATCGGGTCTATTCGGGGAAAGGTGACCTGCATTGGATGCAGTTTGTCAACCGGGGCTTCTTCGACCCGCAGGGGCGGCTCACGGAAATTCAGTCGGTTGGCCGCGACATCACCGGGCGCAAGCGGGTGGAGGAGGCGCTCCGCGAAAGCGAAGCCGTCTTTCGCAGTCTAAGCGAAAGTTCGCCCTTGGGGATACTGCTGTTGGATGACCTCGGCAACTGCACCTACGCCAATCCGCGGGCCAGAGCCATCTTCAAGGTTGGAGCCATTGCGGTCATGGGAGAGGGTTGGACCCGCTACATCCTGCCTGCGGATCGCGCGCGAACCATCGCTGGCTTCCTTGCCGCCTTGCAGGATCGCGCCGAATACTCGACGGAATTTTCTCTGCGGCTTCCTGACTCAACCCTTCGTCAGGTTTCGATGAGGACGGCCCCAATCCGGAGCGAAGGCGAATCATCTGGCCATGTAGCGACTGTCGAGGACGTGACCGAGCACCGACGTACCGAGGCGGCGTTGCACGAACTTTCCGGCCGGCTGCTCAAGGCGCAGGATGAGGAAGCCCGCCGCATCGCCCGCGAGTTGCACGATTCCACCGCCCAGAAATTGGCGTCCTTGATGATAAACCTGGGAAAACTCGATGACGAACTGACTAACGAGTCAGCGAAGATCAGGAGAGTCCTTCGCGACAGTCTGGCCCTGGTGGATGGCTGCTCCCAGGAAATCCGGACCATCTCGTATCTGCTGCACCCGCCGTTGCTGGAGGAACTCGGACTAACGGTTGCGCTGCGTTCGTATGCAGACGGCTTCAGCAAACGTAGCGGCATAACGGTGAACCTGGATCTGCCGCGCGGCCCGCAGCGCCTGCCCGCCGCATTGGAACTGACAATGTTCCGCGTGGTCCAGGAAAGTCTGGGCAACATCCATCGGCACTCGGGGAGCAAGTCGGCATCCATCCGGCTGCGGCGCGAACCCAATAGTGTGGTGTTGGAAGTGCGGGACAAAGGCCACGGGATTTCGTCTCGAAAACCATCGAAGCGCGAAGGTAAACCGGAGGCTTTGGGAGTGGGAATCGTCGGAATGACCGAACGCTTGCGTTTGGCGGGCGGTCATCTGGAAATTATTTCCGGCAAGCGCGGCACCACCGTGCGGGCCACCGTCCCACTGAAACAAACGGAGCAATGA
- a CDS encoding purine-binding chemotaxis protein CheW — translation MSELTQLVVFRLDAQRYAVPLVVVERIVRAAEITPLPKSPDIVLGAIDVAGRVLPVLNIRRRFRLPEREVRPADQFLIAQTAQRTVVLAVDETQGVIERSSAEIIGAAQIVPGLDHLQGVVRLDDGLVLIHDLEKFLSLDEARALDKALNTEVNHGN, via the coding sequence ATGAGCGAACTTACCCAACTCGTTGTTTTCCGCCTGGATGCACAGCGGTATGCGGTGCCACTGGTCGTGGTCGAGCGCATTGTCCGGGCTGCGGAAATAACTCCGTTGCCGAAGTCGCCGGACATCGTGCTCGGGGCGATTGACGTGGCGGGACGCGTTCTGCCCGTGCTCAATATCCGGCGCAGGTTTCGGTTGCCGGAACGGGAGGTCCGTCCCGCCGATCAATTCCTGATTGCGCAGACGGCGCAGCGCACGGTCGTTCTGGCCGTGGATGAGACGCAGGGCGTGATTGAGCGTTCCTCAGCCGAGATCATCGGCGCGGCGCAGATTGTTCCGGGGCTGGATCACCTTCAGGGCGTGGTCCGGCTCGACGACGGCCTGGTGTTAATTCACGACCTGGAAAAATTTCTCTCCTTGGACGAAGCGCGCGCTTTGGACAAAGCGCTGAACACGGAGGTGAATCATGGAAACTAG